The following are from one region of the Vibrio rarus genome:
- the crr gene encoding PTS glucose transporter subunit IIA: MGLFDKLKKLVSDEGNTVGSIEIISPLSGEIVNIEDVPDVVFAEKIVGDGIAIKPTGNKIVAPVNGTIGKIFETNHAFSIESTDGIELFVHFGIDTVELKGEGFTRIGSEGQEVKAGDTIIEFDLAFLEEKAKSTLTPVVISNMDEIKELNKLSGAVTVGETPVLRVTK; the protein is encoded by the coding sequence ATGGGTCTGTTTGACAAACTAAAAAAGCTGGTATCGGACGAAGGCAATACTGTTGGTTCAATTGAAATCATTTCACCGCTTTCAGGTGAGATCGTCAATATCGAAGATGTGCCAGATGTAGTTTTCGCTGAAAAGATCGTTGGTGACGGCATTGCTATCAAACCAACGGGCAATAAAATTGTTGCTCCAGTAAATGGTACTATTGGTAAAATCTTTGAGACCAACCATGCGTTCTCTATCGAATCAACAGATGGCATTGAGCTATTTGTTCACTTCGGTATTGATACCGTTGAACTTAAAGGTGAAGGCTTTACTCGCATCGGTTCTGAAGGCCAAGAAGTGAAAGCTGGGGACACTATCATTGAGTTTGATCTTGCCTTCCTAGAGGAAAAAGCAAAATCTACCCTAACTCCAGTTGTCATCTCAAACATGGATGAAATCAAAGAGCTGAACAAGCTTTCTGGTGCCGTTACAGTAGGTGAAACACCGGTTCTACGTGTCACTAAGTAA
- a CDS encoding ArsC family reductase, with translation MSVIMYGIPNCDTIKKAKKWLESHQIDFTFHDYRKHGITTEMVTEFCDIFGWELVLNKRGTTYRQLSDEQKNTLDKNSAIALLVEHPAMVKRPILRIGDLFHIGFKAEQYDNIFHV, from the coding sequence ATGAGCGTTATTATGTACGGTATCCCGAACTGCGATACCATCAAGAAAGCCAAAAAGTGGTTGGAAAGCCATCAAATTGACTTTACTTTTCATGATTACCGTAAACACGGCATCACGACAGAAATGGTCACTGAGTTCTGTGACATCTTTGGTTGGGAGTTGGTGCTCAACAAGCGCGGCACCACTTATCGTCAACTTTCTGATGAACAAAAAAACACTCTTGATAAAAACAGTGCGATTGCACTTTTAGTCGAGCACCCTGCTATGGTTAAACGCCCTATTCTCCGTATTGGTGACCTTTTTCACATTGGCTTTAAAGCCGAACAATATGACAACATTTTTCACGTTTAA
- the ptsI gene encoding phosphoenolpyruvate-protein phosphotransferase PtsI has product MISGILASPGIAFGKALLLQEDEIVLNTHKISASQVEAEVKRFYSARDKSSAQLEIVKQKALETFGEEKEAIFEGHIMLLEDEELEEEILALIKGDKLTVDQAIHSIIEEQATALESLDDEYLKERATDIRDIGNRFIKNALGINIVSLSDINEEVILVAYDLTPSETAQINLDYVLGFACDIGGRTSHTSIMARSLELPAIVGTNNITQQVKNGDTLILDAMNNKIIVNPTQAELDEAKNIREQFLADKAELAKLKDLPAVTLDSHQVEVCGNIGTVKDCDGIQRNGGEGVGLYRTEFLFMDRTALPTEEEQYQAYKEVAEAMAGHSIIIRTMDIGGDKDLPYMDLPQEMNPFLGWRAVRISLDRREILRDQLRGILRASAHGKLRIMFPMIISVEEIRELKAAIEEYKAELRAEGLAFDESIEIGIMVETPAAAAIAHHLAKEVSFFSIGTNDLTQYTLAVDRGNELISHLYNPLSPAVLTVIKQVIDASHKEGKWTGMCGELAGDERATLLLLGMGLDEFSMSGISIPAVKKVIRNAHFSEVQAMAEEALQMPTAAEIEAHVAKFIAEKTN; this is encoded by the coding sequence ATGATCTCAGGTATTCTAGCGTCTCCAGGTATTGCTTTTGGTAAAGCGCTACTCCTTCAAGAAGATGAAATCGTTCTAAACACTCACAAAATTTCGGCGTCGCAAGTAGAAGCGGAAGTAAAGCGCTTTTATAGTGCGCGAGACAAATCCTCAGCCCAACTGGAAATCGTCAAACAAAAAGCTCTAGAAACGTTTGGTGAAGAAAAAGAAGCGATCTTTGAAGGTCACATCATGCTTCTTGAAGATGAAGAGTTAGAAGAGGAGATTCTTGCTCTTATTAAAGGTGATAAGCTCACTGTAGACCAAGCTATCCATTCCATCATCGAAGAGCAAGCCACAGCCCTAGAGTCCCTCGATGACGAATACCTAAAAGAGCGTGCCACTGACATTCGTGATATTGGCAATCGATTTATTAAAAATGCGCTTGGCATCAACATCGTATCACTCAGTGATATTAATGAAGAAGTGATTCTGGTTGCTTACGATCTTACCCCATCTGAAACAGCGCAAATTAACCTAGATTACGTTTTAGGCTTTGCTTGTGATATTGGTGGACGCACCTCCCATACTTCCATTATGGCTCGCTCTCTTGAACTTCCTGCTATTGTTGGCACAAACAACATTACCCAGCAAGTCAAAAACGGCGATACCCTAATTTTGGATGCGATGAATAATAAAATCATCGTGAACCCAACCCAAGCGGAACTCGACGAAGCAAAAAATATTCGTGAACAGTTCCTTGCTGACAAAGCTGAATTAGCCAAACTGAAAGACCTACCCGCGGTCACGCTTGATAGCCATCAAGTCGAAGTATGTGGCAATATTGGTACAGTGAAAGACTGTGACGGTATTCAACGCAATGGCGGTGAGGGTGTTGGACTGTATCGTACTGAATTCCTGTTTATGGACCGTACAGCGCTTCCTACAGAAGAAGAACAGTACCAAGCCTATAAAGAAGTCGCCGAAGCGATGGCTGGCCACTCTATTATTATCCGCACCATGGATATTGGTGGTGATAAAGATTTACCTTATATGGATCTTCCGCAAGAAATGAACCCATTTCTTGGCTGGCGTGCGGTTCGTATTAGCTTAGATCGTCGTGAAATCCTGCGTGACCAACTTCGCGGTATTCTACGCGCTTCAGCACACGGCAAGCTGCGCATTATGTTCCCAATGATCATTTCAGTAGAAGAAATTCGTGAGCTGAAAGCGGCCATTGAAGAATATAAAGCAGAACTGCGCGCTGAAGGTTTAGCATTTGATGAAAGCATTGAAATAGGCATAATGGTGGAAACACCTGCGGCGGCTGCTATTGCTCATCACTTAGCTAAAGAAGTTTCTTTCTTTAGTATTGGTACAAATGACTTAACTCAGTATACTCTAGCAGTAGACCGAGGTAATGAGCTCATTTCTCATCTATACAATCCACTATCACCGGCTGTTCTAACTGTGATCAAGCAAGTAATTGACGCTTCTCACAAGGAAGGTAAGTGGACGGGAATGTGTGGTGAACTTGCAGGTGACGAACGCGCTACGCTCCTTTTACTTGGAATGGGCTTAGATGAGTTCTCTATGAGTGGGATCTCAATTCCAGCAGTTAAGAAAGTGATTCGCAATGCGCACTTCTCAGAAGTGCAAGCAATGGCAGAAGAAGCCCTACAAATGCCAACTGCAGCAGAAATTGAAGCACACGTAGCAAAATTTATCGCGGAAAAAACAAACTAA
- the cysK gene encoding cysteine synthase A — MSKIYDDNSLTIGNTPLVRLNRVSNGNVLAKVEARNPSFSVKCRIGANMVWEAEKSGALKKGIELVEPTSGNTGIALAFVAAARGYKLTLTMPESMSLERRKLLKALGANLVLTEAAKGMKGAISKAEEIVAANPESTLLLQQFNNPANPAIHEQTTGPELWDATDGEIDVLVSGVGTGGTITGTSRYIKQTKGKAIISVAVEPAESPVISQVLAGDTVQPGPHKIQGIGAGFIPGNLDLELVDKVVTVTSDESITMAQRLMEEEGILAGISSGAAVVAANKLAELPEFAGKTIVAILPSSGERYLSTALFAGIFTEKENQQ; from the coding sequence ATGAGCAAGATTTACGATGACAATTCACTGACTATTGGTAACACCCCTTTGGTTCGCTTAAACCGCGTCAGCAATGGCAACGTTTTAGCTAAAGTAGAAGCTCGCAACCCAAGCTTTAGCGTGAAATGTCGTATCGGCGCGAATATGGTTTGGGAAGCAGAAAAATCTGGCGCTCTTAAAAAAGGCATTGAACTTGTTGAGCCAACCAGTGGTAATACGGGTATCGCCCTTGCTTTCGTCGCAGCTGCCCGTGGTTATAAACTGACTCTTACTATGCCTGAGTCAATGAGCCTTGAACGCCGTAAGCTATTAAAAGCGCTGGGGGCAAACCTTGTGCTTACAGAAGCGGCAAAAGGAATGAAAGGGGCTATCTCTAAAGCAGAAGAAATTGTTGCTGCCAACCCTGAATCAACACTGCTACTTCAACAGTTCAATAACCCAGCAAACCCTGCAATTCACGAACAAACTACTGGCCCTGAGCTTTGGGATGCCACTGACGGTGAAATTGATGTATTGGTTTCTGGTGTCGGTACTGGTGGTACTATTACAGGTACTAGCCGTTATATTAAACAAACAAAAGGCAAAGCTATCATCTCTGTAGCGGTTGAGCCTGCAGAATCCCCAGTAATTAGCCAAGTACTCGCAGGTGACACTGTTCAACCTGGACCACATAAAATCCAAGGTATTGGTGCTGGCTTTATCCCTGGTAACCTCGATCTTGAGCTTGTTGACAAGGTTGTTACTGTGACTTCTGACGAATCCATCACAATGGCACAACGCCTAATGGAAGAAGAAGGCATTTTAGCGGGTATTTCTTCTGGCGCAGCTGTTGTAGCTGCCAACAAACTTGCCGAACTACCTGAATTTGCTGGAAAAACAATCGTTGCTATACTGCCAAGCTCTGGTGAACGTTACCTAAGTACCGCTCTATTTGCTGGTATCTTCACTGAAAAAGAGAATCAACAGTAA
- the dapE gene encoding succinyl-diaminopimelate desuccinylase, whose product MNSSPVLELAIDLMSRESVTPEDAGCQPLMIERLKALGFAIEVMHFDDTLNLWARKGTQAPLFAFAGHTDVVPAGNLKDWRTPPFEPTLKDGYLYGRGAADMKGSLASMVVAVERFVEQYPQHSGSIAFLITSDEEGPFINGTTRVIDTLVARDEIIDMCIVGEPSSTEYVGDIVKNGRRGSFTGELTVKGIQGHVAYPHIAKNPIHQALPALTELSQVEWDNGNDFFPPTSFQFPNLNSGTGASNVIPGELHAMFNLRYSTEIGHHQIKERVYQVLDQYDFDYDLKWTLNGEPFLTATGDLLTAVVDAVTTVNGKAPQLLTTGGTSDGRFIAKMGAQVIELGPVNATIHKVNECVKAEDLDRLADMYQNVLINLLGK is encoded by the coding sequence ATGAACTCAAGTCCTGTTTTAGAACTCGCCATTGATTTAATGAGTCGCGAGTCTGTCACACCAGAAGACGCTGGCTGTCAGCCACTAATGATTGAACGCCTCAAAGCACTAGGCTTTGCCATAGAAGTCATGCATTTTGATGACACCCTTAATCTATGGGCAAGAAAAGGCACACAAGCGCCCTTGTTCGCCTTTGCCGGTCATACCGATGTTGTCCCAGCAGGTAACTTAAAAGATTGGCGCACGCCGCCTTTTGAGCCCACCCTTAAGGATGGCTACTTATATGGGCGCGGGGCGGCTGACATGAAGGGCTCTCTAGCTTCTATGGTTGTCGCCGTCGAACGCTTTGTTGAGCAATACCCGCAACACAGTGGCTCCATTGCCTTTCTCATCACCTCAGATGAAGAGGGTCCTTTCATTAACGGAACCACCCGTGTCATCGACACTCTAGTGGCCCGTGATGAAATCATAGATATGTGCATTGTCGGTGAACCTTCTTCTACTGAGTATGTGGGCGATATCGTTAAAAATGGCCGCCGCGGTTCATTTACCGGTGAGCTCACCGTCAAAGGTATTCAAGGCCATGTGGCCTATCCGCACATAGCGAAAAACCCGATTCATCAGGCACTACCAGCATTGACTGAGCTTAGCCAAGTTGAGTGGGATAACGGCAATGACTTCTTCCCACCCACCAGCTTCCAATTCCCTAATCTCAACTCAGGTACTGGTGCAAGCAATGTGATTCCCGGCGAATTGCACGCTATGTTCAACCTAAGATACAGCACAGAGATCGGTCACCATCAAATTAAAGAGCGCGTTTATCAGGTATTAGATCAATATGATTTTGATTACGACCTAAAGTGGACTCTCAACGGCGAACCTTTCTTAACCGCTACCGGTGATCTTCTCACGGCTGTCGTTGATGCGGTGACGACGGTAAATGGCAAAGCCCCACAACTGTTAACCACAGGTGGCACATCCGACGGACGATTTATCGCTAAAATGGGCGCGCAAGTTATCGAGTTAGGTCCTGTAAATGCCACCATTCATAAAGTGAATGAGTGTGTAAAAGCGGAAGATCTTGACCGATTGGCCGACATGTACCAAAACGTATTGATCAATCTGTTAGGAAAATAA
- a CDS encoding DUF2956 domain-containing protein, protein MKKNNTSISSETQQQAMQVARATQKPGQTKEQTRLIALGIEKGIAEYKKRQKQKSREADKLKKRASKQKQSATKPTAETVTSPIETSSNTHYLPWALLLVSWIGFIVYTVLVA, encoded by the coding sequence ATGAAAAAGAACAATACGTCAATTTCATCAGAAACCCAACAGCAAGCGATGCAAGTTGCACGAGCGACCCAAAAACCTGGGCAAACAAAAGAGCAAACCCGCTTAATTGCCCTGGGCATCGAAAAAGGTATTGCTGAATATAAGAAGCGTCAGAAGCAAAAATCTCGAGAAGCCGACAAGTTGAAAAAGCGTGCCAGTAAGCAAAAACAAAGCGCTACAAAGCCTACGGCAGAAACTGTCACTTCCCCTATAGAAACGTCGTCTAACACACACTATTTACCTTGGGCTTTACTGTTGGTCAGTTGGATTGGTTTCATTGTTTACACGGTTCTTGTTGCTTAG
- a CDS encoding M15 family metallopeptidase, which translates to MPQTSDWTQQQLTGLDDSHLTVIQLDKQAVRVQQQVQHDLSALVSHAKQDGFSVAVASGYRDFERQRLIWNNKYLGLRPLLDSQGQPLDANTLSPIQRIHAILRWSALPGASRHHWGSDFDLYAINLLPNNTQLQLEPWEYLSGHQSPFYEWLVTHGAQFGFFFPYAQDQGGVAVEPWHLSHKATATTALNTLTEQRLLDTLQQHPIEGCDEVFKHFNHIYTQYVTNISNL; encoded by the coding sequence ATGCCACAAACTAGCGACTGGACTCAGCAACAATTAACTGGACTTGATGACTCTCATCTCACGGTTATCCAACTGGATAAACAAGCGGTCAGAGTTCAGCAGCAGGTTCAGCATGATCTTTCAGCGCTAGTATCTCATGCTAAGCAAGATGGGTTTTCTGTGGCGGTAGCCAGTGGATACAGAGATTTCGAACGTCAACGACTTATCTGGAATAACAAGTATTTAGGCCTGCGCCCCTTACTTGATAGCCAAGGGCAACCACTGGATGCCAACACCTTATCTCCAATACAGCGTATTCATGCTATTTTAAGATGGTCCGCCTTACCTGGTGCCAGTCGCCACCACTGGGGCAGTGATTTTGATTTGTACGCCATTAATTTACTGCCAAATAACACCCAGCTGCAATTAGAGCCGTGGGAATACCTTAGTGGGCACCAGTCCCCTTTCTATGAATGGCTCGTCACTCATGGGGCACAATTTGGTTTCTTTTTTCCCTACGCCCAAGACCAAGGCGGAGTGGCTGTTGAACCTTGGCATTTAAGTCATAAAGCCACGGCGACCACGGCACTGAATACTTTAACTGAGCAACGACTGTTGGACACCTTACAACAACACCCTATTGAAGGTTGCGATGAAGTATTCAAGCACTTCAATCACATCTACACTCAATATGTTACTAATATCTCCAATTTATAA
- a CDS encoding HNH endonuclease: MVTKQTLSLINFEWQLVALISLGNRKIAMIDLCDIELLSERSFYAQQLNDGNWVARCSQDGKLLHRLIESPERDQEVDYVDKDTLNNRRGNLRVCSSRQNNLAKDDQPSYRHWFGMKRVRDYFRAWDAEDRKWVGKFSTVERATL; encoded by the coding sequence ATGGTGACAAAACAGACTTTGTCGTTAATCAATTTTGAATGGCAGTTAGTCGCATTAATCAGTCTTGGAAACCGAAAGATTGCCATGATTGATCTTTGCGATATTGAATTGCTCTCAGAGCGCAGCTTCTACGCTCAGCAGCTTAATGATGGTAATTGGGTTGCTAGGTGCTCTCAAGACGGAAAACTGCTCCACAGGCTCATAGAGAGTCCAGAGCGAGACCAAGAAGTCGATTATGTAGACAAGGATACGCTTAATAATCGCCGAGGTAATCTTCGGGTGTGTAGTTCACGCCAAAACAACCTAGCTAAAGATGACCAACCTTCCTACAGGCATTGGTTTGGCATGAAACGAGTACGAGATTATTTTCGTGCTTGGGATGCAGAAGACAGAAAATGGGTAGGAAAATTTTCGACCGTTGAACGTGCAACCCTGTAA
- a CDS encoding DUF2919 domain-containing protein has product MRYLIEAYDKNGYLKAPVWLWLCWLFLARGWIVFVLAGVTKDQGSDTLAMIYPNATSLYIMMAMGVPSLLLMWLIELRSPNRPRLNQVIGVGRPVSLLLTVAQLVLELHYIVLQHGRFSWGGSLSVVGLSWIVIYLYNSRRVKDCFKSISDK; this is encoded by the coding sequence TTGCGTTACTTAATTGAAGCATATGATAAAAATGGTTATTTAAAAGCGCCAGTGTGGCTTTGGCTGTGCTGGTTGTTCTTAGCCAGAGGTTGGATCGTATTTGTATTAGCTGGGGTGACCAAAGATCAGGGCAGTGATACGTTGGCGATGATCTACCCCAATGCCACAAGCCTGTATATTATGATGGCGATGGGCGTCCCCAGTTTACTATTGATGTGGTTAATAGAGCTCAGAAGCCCTAACAGACCCAGATTAAACCAAGTGATTGGTGTTGGACGTCCAGTATCCCTTCTGCTCACGGTAGCACAGCTTGTCCTTGAGCTGCATTATATCGTTTTGCAGCACGGGCGCTTTAGTTGGGGTGGATCCTTATCAGTAGTCGGCTTAAGTTGGATTGTGATATATCTATACAATAGCCGAAGGGTAAAAGATTGTTTTAAAAGTATTTCAGATAAATAG
- a CDS encoding recombinase family protein, translating into MAIVGYARVSTTGQSLEDQLNALNDCDIVFQEKKSGAQSEREELNCMLEYVREGDTVKITKLCRLATNTKHLLEVVELLDVKKVSLQVLNLGIDTASTTGRLMVTLIGAIATFERQTLLERQAEGIALAKSKGRKPTTRAKQAQVRELLVCGMSKAQVAQKLNISLSSVYRIISKCHL; encoded by the coding sequence ATGGCAATCGTTGGATACGCACGAGTGAGCACGACAGGGCAGAGTTTAGAGGATCAATTGAACGCATTAAATGACTGTGACATCGTCTTTCAAGAGAAAAAGTCGGGCGCACAATCAGAACGAGAAGAGCTGAATTGTATGCTTGAGTACGTCCGAGAAGGTGACACAGTCAAGATAACAAAGCTATGTAGGCTTGCAACGAACACAAAGCATCTGCTTGAGGTCGTCGAATTACTCGATGTTAAGAAAGTATCATTACAGGTGTTAAATCTAGGGATAGACACCGCCAGCACAACGGGTCGCCTTATGGTGACTCTAATTGGAGCTATCGCCACATTTGAGCGGCAAACCCTTCTTGAACGTCAGGCAGAAGGTATTGCGCTGGCTAAATCGAAAGGGCGTAAACCGACAACTAGAGCTAAGCAAGCACAAGTGCGTGAGTTACTAGTTTGTGGGATGAGCAAGGCACAAGTTGCTCAAAAGTTGAATATAAGTCTTTCTTCTGTATATCGGATTATTTCGAAATGTCATTTATAA
- a CDS encoding glycine zipper domain-containing protein: MKMTDRLHSSAYTLLISVSKLELSQDPIIYGNLAKIHLDVIEYICRNLADDYGVHSEVFSLYPPHAIKATEIVLQQMLTKSESAQLVNNISTGIRLTTNPLRFAAREVLEDIDDKPEFLQLRSVLRTSALPVVLSALDELMSRGVESSELYAAIELAYLYIDGLIDDSQNFTEDALSDLTLITEAKNQFETQVEDYWQYGYLDGSLDTGMAKAGKIAGGMTGAVAGAKVGAIVGSVFPGFGTVVGAAVGGVAGQIIGKSVGEEIARPDLDDEKSKNRNDEVESLANDAAVYAKETFDEAQDISKALAQKASAFWAKW; this comes from the coding sequence ATGAAAATGACTGATAGGCTCCACAGTAGTGCATACACACTTTTGATTAGCGTATCTAAACTTGAGTTATCGCAGGACCCTATAATCTATGGGAATCTAGCGAAAATACATTTAGATGTTATTGAGTATATTTGTCGAAATTTGGCCGATGACTATGGTGTGCACTCCGAAGTTTTCAGCTTATACCCACCTCACGCAATAAAAGCTACTGAAATTGTACTTCAACAAATGCTAACTAAATCTGAATCAGCTCAGTTGGTTAATAATATTTCGACGGGAATTCGATTAACAACAAATCCTTTGAGGTTTGCTGCGAGAGAAGTATTAGAAGATATCGATGATAAGCCTGAGTTTCTTCAATTACGAAGTGTTCTCCGAACTAGTGCGTTACCAGTGGTACTCAGTGCTCTAGATGAGTTAATGAGCAGAGGAGTTGAGTCCTCAGAGCTTTATGCGGCTATTGAGTTGGCATACCTCTATATTGATGGACTGATTGATGATAGCCAGAATTTTACAGAAGATGCACTTAGTGATCTAACTCTAATAACTGAAGCAAAAAATCAGTTTGAAACTCAGGTTGAAGATTATTGGCAATATGGATACCTCGATGGCTCTCTGGATACAGGGATGGCGAAAGCTGGAAAAATAGCTGGTGGGATGACAGGTGCAGTTGCTGGAGCAAAAGTTGGGGCTATTGTGGGTTCAGTCTTTCCAGGTTTTGGAACCGTTGTCGGAGCTGCTGTAGGTGGCGTTGCGGGGCAAATAATAGGAAAAAGCGTAGGTGAAGAAATTGCTCGTCCAGATCTAGATGATGAAAAATCGAAAAACAGAAATGATGAAGTCGAGTCTCTAGCTAACGATGCAGCAGTCTATGCAAAAGAAACTTTTGATGAAGCGCAAGATATCTCAAAAGCTTTAGCCCAAAAAGCTTCAGCTTTTTGGGCTAAATGGTAG
- a CDS encoding winged helix-turn-helix domain-containing protein, whose protein sequence is MELNPVFARRLYLAHLVASLDRPNVPRLVEYTGWPRRTIQDVLKALPGIGISLSFIQDGRRHNDGYYCVSDWGPLDEHWVAGNTTQLRSHLS, encoded by the coding sequence ATGGAATTGAATCCTGTTTTTGCTCGGCGCTTGTATCTTGCTCATTTGGTGGCAAGCCTAGATAGACCGAATGTTCCACGTTTGGTGGAGTATACTGGATGGCCACGACGCACCATTCAAGATGTGTTGAAGGCATTACCCGGTATTGGTATATCTCTATCTTTTATTCAAGATGGACGCCGTCATAATGACGGTTATTATTGTGTGTCCGATTGGGGACCATTAGATGAACATTGGGTAGCGGGAAATACCACCCAATTACGCTCACATCTTTCTTAA
- a CDS encoding Dyp-type peroxidase, giving the protein MIQAQAAIVPEPGPFALYVLMKVTGDQNKVLNALQQVDSWVDEINANQPDAQLTSSVAFSHSFWQQSIAEEMPSELIPFPALECGEHQAPTTSSDVLLHCHSLRHDLHFFLLRKLMQVVCEDVTIVDETYGYRYLDSRDMTDFVDGTENPEGDERASVALLDEGKFSGGSYVMVQRFEHDLPAWNALSVRQQELKIGRTKQDSIELDDVPAQSHVGRVDIKDKQGEGLSIVRHSLPYGTVSGVHGLLFIAYCNTLHNFTAMLESMYGQVDGQTDHLLDYTKAVTGAYFFAPSRSMLKQLTVL; this is encoded by the coding sequence ATGATTCAAGCTCAAGCAGCGATAGTGCCAGAACCAGGCCCATTTGCCTTATATGTTCTGATGAAAGTCACTGGGGACCAGAATAAAGTACTGAATGCATTACAACAGGTGGATAGCTGGGTTGATGAAATCAATGCCAATCAACCAGATGCACAGCTAACGAGCAGTGTGGCTTTCTCTCACTCGTTTTGGCAACAAAGCATTGCAGAAGAGATGCCTAGCGAGTTGATTCCATTCCCAGCACTTGAGTGTGGGGAGCATCAAGCACCGACAACTAGCAGCGATGTATTACTGCATTGCCACTCTTTGCGTCATGATTTGCATTTCTTTTTGCTACGTAAATTGATGCAAGTAGTATGCGAAGATGTGACGATTGTCGATGAAACCTATGGTTATCGTTACCTTGACTCTCGTGATATGACTGATTTTGTTGATGGTACTGAAAACCCAGAAGGGGACGAACGAGCGAGCGTGGCTTTACTTGATGAGGGAAAATTCTCTGGGGGGAGCTATGTAATGGTGCAACGTTTTGAGCATGATCTTCCCGCTTGGAATGCCCTTTCTGTTCGTCAGCAAGAACTTAAAATAGGCCGTACTAAGCAGGACTCCATTGAGCTTGATGACGTACCGGCTCAGTCTCATGTGGGACGTGTTGATATTAAAGACAAACAAGGTGAGGGACTGAGCATAGTTCGTCACAGCTTGCCTTATGGCACAGTGTCGGGTGTGCATGGGCTGTTATTTATTGCTTATTGCAATACGCTGCACAATTTTACCGCTATGCTGGAAAGCATGTATGGGCAGGTGGATGGTCAAACGGATCACCTTCTTGATTACACAAAAGCGGTCACGGGTGCTTACTTTTTTGCCCCAAGTCGTAGTATGTTAAAGCAACTAACCGTGCTATAA
- a CDS encoding recombinase family protein, which produces MNTAYSYIRFSSSRQADGDSIRRQTELARSYADKNGLDLQDVSISDFGASAFRGSNATEGALGAFLRLVDEQKIDSNCYLLVESFDRLSRQAVEDALALLLQVVNRGITLVTLSDNHVYKRGELDMTKLIMSIVTMSRANEESEMKSQRTSAVWNKARLDALNGIKAKNSRLPCLIG; this is translated from the coding sequence ATGAATACAGCTTACAGTTACATTCGTTTTAGCTCAAGCCGACAAGCTGACGGTGACTCTATTCGTAGACAAACTGAGCTTGCTCGCTCATATGCCGATAAGAACGGCTTGGATTTACAAGATGTTTCGATTAGTGACTTTGGCGCTAGTGCATTTCGTGGTTCAAATGCAACTGAGGGTGCTTTAGGTGCATTCCTTAGACTTGTTGATGAGCAAAAGATAGATTCAAATTGCTACCTGCTCGTTGAGTCGTTCGATCGACTAAGTCGACAAGCTGTTGAAGATGCTTTGGCTTTGTTGCTACAAGTTGTGAATCGGGGGATTACGCTCGTAACTTTGTCAGATAACCATGTTTACAAACGTGGTGAACTAGATATGACAAAACTGATTATGTCGATCGTAACCATGAGTCGAGCTAATGAGGAGTCAGAAATGAAGTCTCAAAGAACCTCCGCTGTATGGAATAAAGCTCGCCTCGATGCTTTGAATGGCATTAAAGCCAAGAACTCAAGGCTGCCTTGCCTGATTGGTTGA
- a CDS encoding HPr family phosphocarrier protein, giving the protein MYEKQVEITAENGLHTRPAAQFVKEAKSFDADITVTSNGKSASAKSLFKLQTLGLVKGTMVTISAEGAQATEAVDHLVALMDELH; this is encoded by the coding sequence ATGTACGAGAAGCAAGTAGAAATCACTGCAGAAAATGGTCTTCACACTCGCCCAGCGGCGCAGTTTGTTAAAGAAGCAAAATCGTTTGATGCAGACATCACTGTTACTTCTAATGGCAAAAGCGCAAGTGCGAAAAGCCTGTTCAAACTGCAAACTCTTGGCCTAGTTAAAGGCACTATGGTGACAATTTCTGCGGAAGGTGCGCAAGCGACTGAAGCAGTGGATCATCTCGTTGCTCTTATGGATGAGCTACACTAA